The window GCGACGGGTTACATCGGCGGACGGCTGGCGCCCCGGCTGCTGGCCGAGGGACACACGGTGCGCTGCCTCGCCCGCAAGGCGGGACGGCTGCGGGACGTGCCCTGGGCGGCGCGGACGGAGATCGTCGAGGGCGACCTGCGCGCGCCGGAGACGCTGCCGGCCGCGTTCGAGGGCGTGGACGTCGCCTACTACCTGGTGCACTCGCTCGGCCAGGCCGGCTTCGAGGCCGCCGACCGGGAGGCCGCCACCCGGTTCGCCGAGGCCGCGCGGGCCGCCGGCGTACGCCGGATCGTCTACCTGGGCGGGCCGGAGCCGGCGGCGGACCGGGAGGTCCCGTCGGCGCACCTGCGCTCCCGGGCCGAGGTGGGGCGGATCCTGCTCGACAGCGGGGTGCCGACGGCGGTGCTGCGGGCCGCGGTGATCATCGGGTCCGGGTCGGCCTCGTTCGAGATGCTGCGCTACCTGACCGAGCGGCTGCCGGCCATGGTCACCCCCCGCTGGGTCCGCAACCGGATCCAGCCGATCGCCGTCCGGGACGTGCTGCGCTACCTGGCCGGCTGCGCGCACCTGCCGCCGGAGGTCAACCGCGCCTTCGACATCGGCGGGCCGGACATCCTCACCTTCCAGGACATGATGCAGCGGTACGCGCGGGTGGCCGGGCTGCGCCGGCGGACCATCGTGCCCGTGCGACCGCTGACGCCGTCGCTCTCCTCGCACTGGGTCGGGCTCGTCACGCCGGTGCCGAACGCGATCGCCCGACCGCTGGTGGAGAGCCTGGTCCACGAGGCCGTCGCCCACGAGCACGACATCGCCGCCTACGTGCCCGACCCGCCGGAGGGGCTGACCGGCTTCGACCAGGCGGTCGCGGCGGCCCTGGCGAAGGTCCGCGACGGCGAGGTGGAGACCCGCTGGTCGACCGCGAGCGGCCCCGACGCGCCGGCCGAGCCACTGCCCAGCGACCCGGAGTGGTCCGGCGGGACCGCCTACACCGACGTCCGCGAGCGGGCGGTGCACGCACCGCCGGAGGAGCTGTGGCGGGTCGTCGAGGGCGTCGGCGGGGAGCACGGCTGGTACTCGTTCCCGCTGGCCTGGTCGGTCCGCGGCTGGCTGGACCGGCTGATCGGCGGCGTGGGGCTGCGCCGGGGCCGGCGCGACCCGCACCGCCTCCAGGTCGGCGAGGCGCTGGACTTCTGGCGGGTGGAGGAGATCGTGCCCGGCGAGCTGCTGCGGCTGCGCGCCGAGATGCGGCTGCCGGGCCGGGCCTGGCTGGAGATGCGGGTGGTCCGGGTGGACGGCGAGGGCAGCCGCTACCAGCAGCGGGCGGTGTTCCTGCCGCGCGGGCTGCCCGGGCACGCGTACTGGGGCGCGGTGGCGCCCTTCCACGCGGTGGTCTTCGGCGGGATGGCCCGCAACATCGCCCGCCAGGCCGAGCAGGCGGCCCGCCGGCCCGTGGCCGCGTCCCCGCGCCGCTGAGACGCCCGGGGCTCAGTTGCCGGCGCGGGCGCCGGTGAGCCGGAAGGCGGTCTCCTCGCTGGGCGGCACGAAGTCGCGGACGGGCTCGTCGCGCAGCGCGAAGGCGAGCACCTCCCCCACCGCCTCGACCAGCTGCCCCTGCACCCGCTGGCCCACCGCGTCGCGCGGGTCGTCGGGGTTCGCGGCGATCGAGGCGACCGCCAGCTGCGGGGTGAAGGCGACCACGGTCTCCGTCGCGTACCCGTCCGAGCTGCCCGTCTTGCCCGCCACCGGCCGGCCGAGCAGCCGACGCAGCCCCTCCGCGGTGCCGCCGTCGCACTCCCGGTACATCGACTGGTCGCCGACCGCGCAGCGGGCCGCGTCGGCCGCCGCCCGGGCCACGTCCGGGTCCACCGCCTGCCGGCAGTGCGTCCGCGCGGCGGCCACCGGGCGACCGGCGGCGTCGGCGATCGAGACGACCGGCAGCGGCGCGCACCACGAGCCCTCGGCCGCCACGGCGGCGTACGCGCCGGCCAGGTCGAGCGGGGTGGTGGCGGAGACCCCGAGGGTGAACGGCCCCCACTCGCGCGCGCCGTGGCGGGCCAGCCGCGCGTCCTCCTCGGCGCGGAAGACGATGCCGAGCCGCTCGGCCATCTCCACCACCCGGTCCGCGCCGACCCGCTCGGTCAGCCAGGCGAAGTACGTGTTGACCGACTCGCCGAAGGCGGTCCACATGGTGTGCCGGCCGTCCATCAGGTCGCTGGCGTTGCGCGGGCACCAGTACCCGTCGCAGCTCGCCGCCCCGCTCGCCGAGTAGTCGGTCACGATCCGCTCCGGCGCGTCGAACTCCGTGCTCAGCGGCAGCCCGGACTCCAGCGCGGCCAGCATCGTGAAGACCTTGAACGTGGAGCCGGCCTGGTAACCCTCGATCGCCCCGCCCCCGGCGACCAGCTGGTTGACCGTGTTCGGGTGGTTCTTCTGCCCGGCCGGGTTGGCGGCCACGCCGTAGTTGCGGTTCACCGCCATCGCGAGGACCCGGCCCGTGCCGGGCTGGACCACCGCCGTCGGCGCCGCCCGGCGGTCGTCCACCGAGTAGATCCGGCGCACCTGCTCGGTGGTGGCGCGCTGCACCGCCGGGTCGAGCGAGGAGACGATGGAGAACCCGCCCCGGCGCAGCGTGAGCTGCCGCTCGTCGACCGTCGCGCCGAACGCCGGCTGGGCGTTCCACCAGCGGGTGAACCAGTCGCAGAAGAAGCCCCAGTCGTTGTGCTCCGCCGGCACCGCCGTGCAGTCGTTGGGCGTCTGGCTGGGGCGCAGCGTCAACTGCTCCGCCCTGGCCCGGTCCGCCGCCTCGGCCGGGACCTGCCCGGACTCCACCAGCCGGTCCAGCACGTACGCCCGGCGGGCGACCGCCGCGTCCGCGTCGCCGTTGATCGGGTCGTCGGTGTGCGGGGAGCGGACCAGTCCGGCCAGCAGCGCCGCCTCGGCCAGGGTGAGGTCCGCCGGCGGCTTCGAGAAGTAGCGGCGGCTCGCGGCGGCCACCCCGTACGCGCCCGCGCCGAAGTAGGCGATGTTGAGGTAGCGCGCGAGGATCTCGTCCTTGCTCAGCTCCCGCTCCAGGGCCAGCGCGTACCGCATCTCCTGGATCTTGCGCGCGGTGCTCAGCTCGGAGGCGGCGGCGCGCTGCCGCTCGCTCAGCCGGGGGTCGTTGCTGAGCACGTTGCGGACGTACTGCATGGTCAGCGTGGACGCGCCCTGCCGGGTCTCCCCGGCCCCCCGGTTGACGGTGAAGGCCCGCGCCACGCCGCGCAGGTCGACCCCGCTGTGCTCGTGGAACCGGGTGTCCTCGGCGGCGATGACCGCCTGCCGCATCACCGGCGCCACCTCGGCCAGCGGCACGTCCACCCGGTCCTCCTGGTAGAAGGAGGTGATCAGCGTGGTGCCGTCGTTGGCGTAGAGGTTCGAACGCTGGGGCGTGGGTGGCGTGCGCAGCGTGTTCGGCAGCTCCGAGTACGGCGCGGCGAGCGCCGAGAACCCGATCCCGAAGACCAGCGCGGCCGGGAGGGCCGCCACCGCGAGCGCCAGCCCGGCCAGCGAGCCGGCGAGCAGCACGGTGAACACTTTGTCGAGGCGTGCCCGGGTCATCAGCTCTCCCCGCAGGAGCCGGTCAGGACCCACTCAGAATGACCCGAAAGCCCCTCTGGGCCGCCCCTTTCCCCCAAACCCGCAGGAAACTCACGCGGGCGGGTAACTCGGGCGGGTTACGGCAGGAGCACCGCGGCGAGGGGGTGGACGCTCTCCTCGATCTCGTCGGCGACCCGGCTGAAGCACTGGTCGCCGCGCCCCCACGGATCGTCGAGATCGTCGGTGGGCAGCGAGGTGGTGCCCAGCCGGGCGGCGTGGGCGGCCTCCACCAGGGCCACGCCGCGCGCGTACACCGCGTCGGGGGTCGCCTCGGCCGCCGGCAGGGCGGCGGCGTCCACGCCGGCGAGCAGCCGGCCGAACTCGCCCAGCACGAACGTGCGCGACTCGGCGTCGGGGCGCAGCGCCACCACGTACTCCTGCTGGTCGGCGGTGGCGGTCAGGACGAGGTCGGCGGCGTCGATGTGGTCCGACCGCAGCTTGCGCGCGGCGAAGCCGGCGACGCTTCCGCCCCGGGAGGTCACCTGGCGCGACGCCGGCGGGTTCATCTCCTCGCCGGCGTGCCAGCCCCCGGTGCCGGCGCTGTGGCTGTGCAGCAGCTCGTCGGCGCGCTCCGGGTCGACCTCGCGGCGGGCCAGCCGTTCCCGGACGGCGAGGGCCAGCAGCCGCTCGGCCATCGGGGAGCGGCAGATGTTGCCCATGCACACGTGCAGCACGGTGAACGGAGGCACTCAGACCCCCTGGCCGACGAGGATGTCGGGCACCACGTCGCGGAGCTTCTCCAACCCGACGGCGCCCTGGCGGAGGAGCTGCGGCACCTCGCCGGTGAGGTCCACGATCGTGCTCGGCACCGGATCCGGGCACGGCCCGGCCTCCAGGTAGGCCCGCACCGAGTAGGAGAGCTGGTCGCGGGCCTCCTCGGCGGTGAGGGCGGCCGGCTGGCCGGTCTTGTTGGCCGAGGCGACCGCCATCGGGCCGGTCTCGCGCAGCACCTCCAGCGCCACCGGGTGCAGCGGCATCCGCACCGCCACCGTCCCCGAGGAGTCGCCGAGGTCCCAGCGCAGGCTGGGCGAGTGCGCCACGATGATGGTCAGCGCCCCGGGCCAGAACGCCTCGACGAGGTCCCGGGCCGCCTGGGGCAGCGAGTAGACCAGGCCGTCGAGGGTGTGCCGGGAGCCGATCAGCACGGGCGGCGGCACCTGACGGCCACCCTTGGCGTCCAGCAGGGCCTTGACCGCGTACGGGGTGAACGCGTCCGCGCCGATCCCGTAGACCGTGTCGGTCGGCAGGACGACCAGCTCGCCGTTCTTGACCGCCTCGATGGCAGCGGCGATGCCGCGGTCCCGGTCGGCGGGCGACCGGCAGTCGTAGAGCATCACGAGGAGTCAGTCTGCCACGTCGCGGCGACGGCGGCGTGCTGGCCGTCCGCCCGGCGGGACGCGGTCGCGAAGCGGGGCCGTCCGGTCAGGTCCGGGTGGCCGACGACCGCCTCGAACCGGCCGTCCGCGGCGAGCAGGTCGGGCACCGCCGTGCCGTGCGTGTCGTCGTGCTCCACGCCGAACACGCCGCCCGGGCGCAGCAGCGCCGCCGCCCGCGCGATCACCGGGCGGATCACCGCCAGGCCGTCCCCACCGCCGAAGACCGCGTTCGCCGGATCGTGCCGGCCCACCTCCGGGGGTACGGCCACCCCCGACGGCACGTACGGCGGGTTGCAGAGCAGCACGTCGACCCGGCCCACCAGGTCGGCGAGCAGGTCGGCGGCGGTGACGTCCGCCGCCACCACCTCGATCGGCCGGTCCCCCGCCTCGGCGCGGGCTGCCGCGTTGCGGTGCAGCCAGGGCAGCGCCGCCGCCGACCGTTCCACCGCCACCACCCGGGCCGCCGGCAGCTCCTGGGCCACCGAGAGGGCGATCGCCCCCGAGCCGCTGCACAGGTCCACCACCAGCGCGGCGCCCAGGCGCCGGCCCTGCGCGATCCCCCAGCCGGCGAGCAGCTCCGTCTCGGGCCGGGGCACGAAGACGCCCGGCCCGACGGCCAGTTCCAGGTGCCGGAAGCCGGCGCTGCCCGTGAGATGCTGCAACGGTTCCCGCCCGGCCCGCCGCGCGACCAGCTCGTCGAACCGGTCGAGCTGGTCGGCCGTGAGGTCGTCGGCCAGCGCCAGCCGACCCCGGGGCACCGCCAGCACGTACGCGGCCAACTGCTCCGCCTCGGCGCGGGGCGAGGCGATACCGGCGTCGGCGAGGGTCCGGGACGCCCGGGCCAACGCCACGGAAGGGCGCTGCCGTCTCGTCCCTTCGGACGGGTGTTGCGGCACGGTGGTCACGAGATAATCATGGGGCGTCGCGCTGGACATCACGAGCGGATGCGTCCGGACGCACACCGACAGGAGGTCGCGGTGGGTTGGCTCGACCGGGTCACCGACCAGGTTGACGCCCTGACGCGGGCGC is drawn from Micromonospora sp. NBC_01740 and contains these coding sequences:
- a CDS encoding SDR family oxidoreductase, whose translation is MRCLVTGATGYIGGRLAPRLLAEGHTVRCLARKAGRLRDVPWAARTEIVEGDLRAPETLPAAFEGVDVAYYLVHSLGQAGFEAADREAATRFAEAARAAGVRRIVYLGGPEPAADREVPSAHLRSRAEVGRILLDSGVPTAVLRAAVIIGSGSASFEMLRYLTERLPAMVTPRWVRNRIQPIAVRDVLRYLAGCAHLPPEVNRAFDIGGPDILTFQDMMQRYARVAGLRRRTIVPVRPLTPSLSSHWVGLVTPVPNAIARPLVESLVHEAVAHEHDIAAYVPDPPEGLTGFDQAVAAALAKVRDGEVETRWSTASGPDAPAEPLPSDPEWSGGTAYTDVRERAVHAPPEELWRVVEGVGGEHGWYSFPLAWSVRGWLDRLIGGVGLRRGRRDPHRLQVGEALDFWRVEEIVPGELLRLRAEMRLPGRAWLEMRVVRVDGEGSRYQQRAVFLPRGLPGHAYWGAVAPFHAVVFGGMARNIARQAEQAARRPVAASPRR
- a CDS encoding transglycosylase domain-containing protein, with protein sequence MTRARLDKVFTVLLAGSLAGLALAVAALPAALVFGIGFSALAAPYSELPNTLRTPPTPQRSNLYANDGTTLITSFYQEDRVDVPLAEVAPVMRQAVIAAEDTRFHEHSGVDLRGVARAFTVNRGAGETRQGASTLTMQYVRNVLSNDPRLSERQRAAASELSTARKIQEMRYALALERELSKDEILARYLNIAYFGAGAYGVAAASRRYFSKPPADLTLAEAALLAGLVRSPHTDDPINGDADAAVARRAYVLDRLVESGQVPAEAADRARAEQLTLRPSQTPNDCTAVPAEHNDWGFFCDWFTRWWNAQPAFGATVDERQLTLRRGGFSIVSSLDPAVQRATTEQVRRIYSVDDRRAAPTAVVQPGTGRVLAMAVNRNYGVAANPAGQKNHPNTVNQLVAGGGAIEGYQAGSTFKVFTMLAALESGLPLSTEFDAPERIVTDYSASGAASCDGYWCPRNASDLMDGRHTMWTAFGESVNTYFAWLTERVGADRVVEMAERLGIVFRAEEDARLARHGAREWGPFTLGVSATTPLDLAGAYAAVAAEGSWCAPLPVVSIADAAGRPVAAARTHCRQAVDPDVARAAADAARCAVGDQSMYRECDGGTAEGLRRLLGRPVAGKTGSSDGYATETVVAFTPQLAVASIAANPDDPRDAVGQRVQGQLVEAVGEVLAFALRDEPVRDFVPPSEETAFRLTGARAGN
- a CDS encoding arsenate reductase/protein-tyrosine-phosphatase family protein, producing the protein MPPFTVLHVCMGNICRSPMAERLLALAVRERLARREVDPERADELLHSHSAGTGGWHAGEEMNPPASRQVTSRGGSVAGFAARKLRSDHIDAADLVLTATADQQEYVVALRPDAESRTFVLGEFGRLLAGVDAAALPAAEATPDAVYARGVALVEAAHAARLGTTSLPTDDLDDPWGRGDQCFSRVADEIEESVHPLAAVLLP
- a CDS encoding L-threonylcarbamoyladenylate synthase; translation: MLYDCRSPADRDRGIAAAIEAVKNGELVVLPTDTVYGIGADAFTPYAVKALLDAKGGRQVPPPVLIGSRHTLDGLVYSLPQAARDLVEAFWPGALTIIVAHSPSLRWDLGDSSGTVAVRMPLHPVALEVLRETGPMAVASANKTGQPAALTAEEARDQLSYSVRAYLEAGPCPDPVPSTIVDLTGEVPQLLRQGAVGLEKLRDVVPDILVGQGV
- the prmC gene encoding peptide chain release factor N(5)-glutamine methyltransferase, whose amino-acid sequence is MPQHPSEGTRRQRPSVALARASRTLADAGIASPRAEAEQLAAYVLAVPRGRLALADDLTADQLDRFDELVARRAGREPLQHLTGSAGFRHLELAVGPGVFVPRPETELLAGWGIAQGRRLGAALVVDLCSGSGAIALSVAQELPAARVVAVERSAAALPWLHRNAAARAEAGDRPIEVVAADVTAADLLADLVGRVDVLLCNPPYVPSGVAVPPEVGRHDPANAVFGGGDGLAVIRPVIARAAALLRPGGVFGVEHDDTHGTAVPDLLAADGRFEAVVGHPDLTGRPRFATASRRADGQHAAVAATWQTDSS